In Fusobacterium canifelinum, a genomic segment contains:
- a CDS encoding N-acetylmuramoyl-L-alanine amidase, whose product MKKILAFISLLFLMVACSSTEKVVSKSSGSSNRGSSVSRNQTTVRNMGKFQVDSSSYVATGKNERIQFIVVHYTAIDNAASIKELTTNKVSSHFLVLDEDDNKIYNLVPLEQRAWHAGASAFRGRTNINDTSVGIEIVNDGIAKEFIPDPNPYHPYDHYVDYKPVQIEKAAQIIKYVAEKYNVPARNIVAHSDIAPSRKKDPGAKFPWKELYDKYNIGAWYDEADKQEFMDEEKFNATSIREIKDELRKYGYEINRFDEWDKESKDVVYAFQLHFNPKNATGEMDLETFAILKALNKKYPD is encoded by the coding sequence ATGAAAAAAATATTAGCATTTATTAGTTTGTTATTTTTAATGGTGGCTTGTTCTTCAACAGAAAAAGTTGTGAGTAAAAGTAGTGGTAGTAGCAATAGAGGAAGTAGTGTTTCAAGAAATCAAACAACAGTAAGAAATATGGGAAAATTCCAAGTTGATTCAAGTTCTTATGTGGCAACAGGAAAAAATGAAAGAATTCAGTTTATAGTTGTTCACTATACAGCAATAGATAATGCGGCTTCTATAAAAGAATTAACTACAAATAAGGTAAGTTCACATTTCTTAGTTTTAGATGAAGATGATAATAAAATATATAACTTAGTTCCACTTGAACAAAGAGCTTGGCATGCAGGAGCAAGTGCATTTAGAGGAAGAACAAATATAAATGACACTTCTGTTGGTATTGAAATAGTGAATGATGGAATAGCAAAAGAATTTATACCTGATCCTAATCCATATCATCCTTATGATCACTATGTTGATTATAAGCCAGTACAAATAGAAAAGGCAGCACAAATCATTAAATATGTTGCTGAAAAATATAATGTTCCTGCAAGAAATATAGTTGCACATTCTGATATTGCACCAAGTAGAAAGAAAGACCCAGGAGCAAAGTTCCCTTGGAAAGAATTATATGATAAATATAACATAGGTGCTTGGTATGATGAGGCAGACAAACAAGAGTTTATGGATGAAGAAAAATTTAATGCTACTTCAATTAGAGAAATAAAAGATGAGCTAAGAAAATATGGCTATGAAATAAATAGATTTGATGAATGGGATAAAGAAAGTAAAGATGTGGTTTATGCTTTCCAATTACACTTTAATCCTAAAAATGCAACTGGAGAAATGGATTTAGAAACTTTTGCAATTTTAAAAGCATTAAATAAAAAATATCCTGATTAA